One region of Primulina tabacum isolate GXHZ01 chromosome 17, ASM2559414v2, whole genome shotgun sequence genomic DNA includes:
- the LOC142530519 gene encoding uncharacterized protein LOC142530519 translates to MEIFQKESIQEDVDDFSPLWKFVTRIEKGVGGGNVTWSCNICTKVCKGSYSRVKAHLLKLKGLGIAGCVAVSIDQIKHMQQLLDDTESRRKNAKPKEVQLPSSSASNMASKSSCSSPFSLQSDDPTKKRKGTFGPLEKAFNLNARDEMHSEIARLFYTGGLSFNIARNPHYIRAFSMATQRTIPGYLPPGYNLLRTTLLQREKAHIEKLLEPTKAAWKQKGVSICSDGWSDVQRRPLINIMAVCESGPMFLKAINCEGEYKDKSFISKLLIDAINEVGHQNVVQVVTDNAPVCKAAGLLVEAKYPHIFWTPCVVHTLNLALKNICAPIDSVQNKEVFEECKWIAEVSDNALMIKNFIMNHNMRLSMFNDNSNLKMLSLAETRFASTIIMLKRFRQIKKCLESMVISERWDLYKEDDVLKARAVKYKILDDQFWENIDYIHSFTSPIYEMLRKADTDHPCLHLVSE, encoded by the coding sequence ATGGAAATTTTTCAAAAGGAGAGTATACAAGAGGATGTAGATGATTTTTCTCCATTGTGGAAATTTGTAACGAGGATTGAAAAGGGAGTTGGTGGAGGAAATGTTACTTGGTCGTGTAACATATGTACTAAAGTGTGCAAGGGATCGTACTCGAGGGTGAAAGCACACCTATTAAAACTCAAAGGACTTGGAATTGCTGGTTGTGTGGCTGTTTCAATAGATCAAATAAAACATATGCAACAACTTTTGGATGACACAGAATCGAGAAGGAAAAATGCTAAACCGAAAGAAGTACAATTGCCTTCATCATCTGCATCAAACATGGCTTCAAAATCCTCATGCAGTAGTCCTTTCTCTTTGCAAAGTGATGATCCAACAAAGAAGAGGAAAGGAACATTTGGCCCTCTTGAAAAAGCTTTTAATTTGAATGCAAGAGATGAGATGCATTCTGAAATTGCGAGGTTGTTTTACACAGGGGGATTATCTTTCAATATTGCTAGAAATCCTCATTATATTCGTGCTTTCAGTATGGCTACTCAACGAACGATTCCAGGTTATCTTCCACCCGGATACAATTTATTGAGAACTACACTTCTTCAAAGAGAAAAAGCTCATATTGAAAAGTTGTTGGAGCCAACAAAAGCTGCTTGGAAACAAAAAGGTGTTAGTATTTGTAGTGATGGGTGGTCTGATGTACAAAGAAGACCACTTATTAATATCATGGCAGTGTGTGAAAGTGGCCCTATGTTTCTAAAAGCAATAAATTGTGAAGGTGAGTACAAGGATAAAAGTTTCATCTCGAAGTTGCTCATCGATGCCATAAACGAAGTGGGACATCAGAATGTTGTCCAAGTGGTCACAGATAATGCTCCCGTATGCAAGGCCGCTGGGTTACTTGTTGAGGCAAAGTATCCACATATATTTTGGACACCTTGTGTTGTGCACACTTTGAATCTTGCTTTGAAGAATATTTGTGCACCGATTGACTCCGTACAAAACAAAGAAGTCTTTGAAGAGTGCAAGTGGATAGCAGAAGTATCAGATAATGCTTTGATGATCAAGAATTTTATAATGAATCACAATATGAGATTATCGATGTTCAACGATAACTCGAACTTGAAGATGCTCTCACTTGCAGAGACTCGATTTGCTTCCACAATCATTATGCTTAAAAGGTTTAGGCAAATCAAGAAATGTCTTGAAAGCATGGTGATTAGTGAAAGATGGGATCTGTACAAGGAGGATGACGTACTGAAGGCTAGAGCAGTGAAGTACAAGATATTAGATGATCAATTCTGGGAAAACATTGATTATATACATTCTTTCACAAGTCCGATTTATGAGATGCTAAGGAAAGCAGACACTGATCATCCTTGTCTTCATTTAGTATCTGAGTGA
- the LOC142531515 gene encoding sm-like protein LSM1B: MSWAGPEDIYLSTSLASYLDKKILVLLRDGRKLLGTLRSFDQFANAVLEGSCERVIVGDLYCDIPLGLYVIRGENVVLIGEMDMDIEELPPHMTRVSSVEIKSAQKAEREASDLKGTMKRRMDFLDMD, translated from the exons ATGTCTTGGGCAGGCCCGGAAGATATCTACCTCTCTACTTCTCTTGCCAGCTATCTTGATA AGAAAATTCTTGTGCTACTTCGAGATGGCCGGAAACTATTAGGGACCCTTCGATCCTTTGATCAATTTG CTAATGCTGTTTTAGAAGGCTCGTGTGAGCGTGTTATTGTTGGTGATCTTTATTGCGACATTCCATTAGGTCTTTATGTTATCCGTGGGGAAAATGTTGTCTTAATTGGAGAAATG GACATGGACATAGAGGAACTTCCCCCTCACATGACTCGTGTTTCATCAGTAGAAATAAAAAGT GCACAGAAAGCCGAAAGGGAGGCTTCAGATCTCAAAGGAACCATGAAAAGGAGGATGGATTTTCTCGATATGGATTGA
- the LOC142530520 gene encoding uncharacterized protein LOC142530520 gives MIEKIRVAISKGPHSGDSKFYEIVHDILLQRWNKSNTPLHCLAHSLNPRYYSDEWLQESPNRLPPHRDIEVSRERKKCIERYYSCSSERRSVNEEFASFSVAIDDFSDNDAMRDRGLMSPTKWWVIHGASTPTLQSLALKLLGQPSSSCCCERNWSTYNFIHSLKRNKITPQRAEDLVYVHYNLRLLSRRSPHYNEGESKMWDVGADAFDSMDMEGAAILEIANLSLDEPELESILFTDESSVGDETDMDV, from the exons ATGATAGAGAAGATTAGGGTTGCTATCTCGAAAGGGCCTCACAGTGGAGATTCAAAGTTTTATGAGATTGTTCATGATATTCTGCTGCAGCGATGGAATAAAAGCAATACACCTTTACATTGTTTGGCGCATTCTTTGAATCCGAG ATATTACAGCGATGAGTGGCTCCAAGAATCTCCCAATCGTCTTCCTCCTCATAGGGATATCGAAGTTTCAAGGGAAAGAAAAAAGTGCATTGAAAGATATTATTCTTGTTCATCAGAACGAAGAAGTGTCAACGAGGAATTTGCCTCTTTTTCAGTCGCCATTGACGACTTTTCTGATAATGATGCAATGCGTGATCGAGGTTTGATGTCTCCAACTAAGTGGTGGGTTATACATGGTGCTTCCACACCAACTCTTCAAAGTTTAGCTTTAAAGCTACTTGGGCAGCCTTCTTCTTCTTGTTGTTGTGAGAGAAATTGGAGCACCTACAATTTCATACACTCATTGaagagaaacaaaataacacCACAAAGAGCAGAAGATTTGGTGTATGTTCACTACAATCTTCGTCTTTTATCAAGGAGGAGTCCACATTATAATGAAGGAGAAAGTAAGATGTGGGATGTTGGAGCAGATGCATTCGATTCCATGGACATGGAGGGTGCTGCTATCCTTGAAATTGCCAATTTGTCTCTTGACGAACCTGAATTGGAATCAATCTTATTTACTGATGAAAGCAGTGTTGGTGATGAAACCGATATggatgtttga